DNA sequence from the Hippopotamus amphibius kiboko isolate mHipAmp2 chromosome 1, mHipAmp2.hap2, whole genome shotgun sequence genome:
CTGCAGGAAGATCTCCGTGATGAGAAGCGCAGGGATGGGacctggggaggaagaggaggagctgtCTTCCCTGCCTGTGGAGCAAGCCCACAGAGCAGCCTGGAGCCTCTGCCTGTGCAAGGTTCCAGAGGCATCCAGCCCAAGGAGGAGCGGTGTATCTCCAGGACTCCTGGTCTTGTGGAGAAGCAGTGTGAGAAAGCACCTAGCAAGAATTGGGCACAACAGCTGACATCCTGGAATGTCCCTAAAGGGGTTCCATGACCACCTGTAAGGCTCTCTGTGCCAACCACACGGGCACCGTGTTCCAGCCTACACAGGCTGCTTTACTGTTCTCGCTCTAATTATGCTCCACCCAAACCCCTCTGCCACAAGAACATAGGCAGAGAAGCCAGTGGGGCCGAATCTGGCCCTCCTTGGAGCTGCTCTAAGGAGCTCAGGCCAGAGCTTTCTAGGGCTGGTGGTACAGGAGGGGAGTGAGCAGTGAAACCATAGAACCAGCTCTGGGGTACATACTGGGCCCAAGGGCATGTCCTATGACATAGCAGATGACGCAGGCGATGCTGACGTAGGGCATCCAGGATATTGTGTcctgtggggagaaaacagaattgGATCACACCTGGCAAAGCAGAGACAACCTGGGACGGGAGCGTCAGGACTCTTGGTTCCCAGAAGGTTAGTGGCTCTGCCTGGGTTGGGAAGGCGGGCGCCTGGCGCCTCCTTGAACAAGCAGTGCCACCTGGATGCCACGAGAATATCAGCTGGATGTGGGCAGtgggctgctggggtgggggcggggctgcacGTGGTCCCCAGGCAGCTGACTCCTCGTGATAATGCGCATGTGCCTGAGGGCGCAAGGCAGGCGCCTGTATCCCGGACCTCCATCCTCACCTGCAGAGCCAGCGCGGCTGTCAACACACAGCAGGCAGTGAAGCAGATGGAGAAGCCCAGGAGCAGCAGGACTCTCCTGCCCAGGAGCTCCACCACGAAAACCTGGAGGGAAAGGGCGAGGAAAAGCGGGAGGCTCAGCGGGCCCTGGCCGCCCCACCACACCCCTGCCTGGACCCGCCTTCCCGGGCTgactcctccccttcctcacaaTCCCTTCTGAAGGGGCAACTGTAGGGAGAGCTGGGCAGGCTGTGCGTCCACCCgcccgtgtgtgcgtgtgtgcatgtgtgtgtccttGAATGGCCAGCGGGCCACCACGCTTCCCAGTCCAGGGGCCCCATCTGTCACACGGTGGCCCCAATGCAAGACGTTGGAGAAGATCCACCTCTCACGGTGGTAGCTTCCcagagtggagggtggggggtgggtctCCATCTTGGGGGGCCACAGGCTGCCCCCCACAAGAGACAGGCTGTCATATGAGGAGAGCCCAGAGGCTAGAGATGAGGGGACCAAGGGGCACGTTGCCACCTAGATCCGGGCTCCTTCCTGGGCCAAGACCTCCCACTCTCCAGATGCCCTCCATCCTTGGTGGCAGACGGGGAGTTGGCTCCCGGAGAAACTCACGGCGCAGATGGTCATCAGCACGTTGACAGCGCCCGTGCCCGCCGTCACATACTGGACATCCTGTGTTCTCACCCCAGCGCTCAGGTAGATCTGGTCTGCGTAGTAGTAGATCTGGAAGGCAAACCCCGAGGCTGCTGGGGCCGGCCGCCGCCTGGACCCCTCCGGACGGCCCCCACCTCCGCGCGCCCTGCCCGCTGCCCCGGCCCCACCTGCGCCCGCCCTTACCGCGTTCACCCCCGAGAGCTGCTGGCCGGCCATGAGGACGACGATGCTGATGACCTGCCACCGCAGGGACCTCATTCTGAGCAGCTTCAGCACGGAGATGAAGCCCGCCGCCTTCTCGGCCTTGTCCTCCTCTCGGATCTCCTCAGTCTCGGCGTCCACGTCGTCCCAGCCGCGCAGCCTCCTCAGCGctgggggagggagcagaggggcgTCGGGGGCTGGACCACAACGCcatcccccgccccaccgcgCGGCCAGATGCCGCAACCTCAACCTCCGTCCCTTCTCCTCGCCTCCTGGGAAAGCCGCACCTTTCTTGGCAGTTACTTCGTCTTTCTTCTGAATCAGCAGGTACCTGGGACTCTCGGGGAAGAAGGGCAGGAAAAGGAGCTGCAGCACCGCGGGGATCCCGGTCACCCCGAGGAGGATGGGCCAGCCTACGAGGAAACCCGTCTTACCGGAGAGCTGGTCCCAgcggcccagcctcctctcctgcttccctccccctccagccccacgCAGCCCTGTTGGCCATTCTGGCCCATTATCCTGATTGGTTTTCTTTGGAGCTGAAACAcaggctggggcggggtggggtagGTGGGGGCAGGGCCTTTATCTTGCTCACTCctctgtccccagcacctagGATGGTGCCTACGGAAGAGCGGACACTCTAAAAACTTAGAGAATAACCACTGCCCACCTACCAGATGAACAAAGTGAAAAAGTctaacaataccaagtgctggggAGAACGTGGGCAGATGGGACAGGTGGCATCTTTAGGGGACAGTCTGGCAGGAGTTAGTGGCACTGTTCTCTCTAACCCAGCAGTCCTGCTCAGGAACATGCCTGGGCCACCAGGACAGCAGCATGAGAACGGGCAGAGCAGCAGTGATtggagaaacaaaaccaagaaacaggGCAGATGTCCACACAGAATGGATGCATAAGTCATGGTTCCTTCCCAAGGTGGGATTTTATACTGTGATGAAAACAAAGCAAGTCAGGACAGGAGCCAATCCCACCAACATAAGGTTGGGTGCGATGTGGTCCCACCCAACGTGATTCCATTGTATTCAGTCTGGAAACAGGGAAAACTGACTCTATCTTCTAGAAAAGTGGGGAAACATAGGGAAGAGCAAGGAGGCAATGATCATAGATGTTGGCACAGCGGGTCCCTCAGGGGGCGGGAAGCCCGTGATTGAGGGGCACACAGGGGGCCGGCGTGGTTCTAGTTCTAGACCCTTATGTAAGTTACATCACacaataaaaatggttaaataagtGGAGAGTGGTTCGGGCGCCTTCTAGGAGCTGTGAATGCCCGACTCGCCCCCTTTCCTCCTGTGACTTGCAGGAGGTGATAACCGCGGACGTCTGCGTGCCAGGCACTAGTCTAATGGCTTTTCATGTGTAGCTCTCTTCCCCGTCACAGCAATGTCAGCAGGCAGGTACCAGGAGCAGCCCCATTTTTATACCTGCAAACACGGAGGCGTGGAGGGTGTAGTTCCCTTGCCCAAGATCAGTTATTTAGGAGCAAAGCcgagatttgaactcaggcacaTTGAACCCTGGATCCCCATcgtccccacctcctcccacctcttgGCTCTGGATCCAGGGCCTGGCTGGTCCCAGTCCTGCTTCTGTCATCCTTGCACAGACCACTGCGAGTGTGGATGTGCCTGCCCTTCGGGCTGTTGCCGTCTGCCCTccacacccccccaacccccgacACCGAAACTCTTCTCATGAGGTCTCGTGACCCCTAACTGCCAAATGCAGACACTCTGTTCTGATCTTGACCACCCCCCGCCGACTCCTTTGCAGCCTTTGTGCTGTGACTGTCCACTTCCTGTGC
Encoded proteins:
- the SLC2A5 gene encoding solute carrier family 2, facilitated glucose transporter member 5 isoform X3 — its product is MTRALGTLCQPWGKGTLLFNNIFSIVPAILMGCSKVARSYEMIIVARVLVGICAGLSSNVVPMYLGELAPKNLRGALGVVPQLFITVGILVAQIFGLRNVLANEEGWPILLGVTGIPAVLQLLFLPFFPESPRYLLIQKKDEVTAKKALRRLRGWDDVDAETEEIREEDKAEKAAGFISVLKLLRMRSLRWQVISIVVLMAGQQLSGVNAIYYYADQIYLSAGVRTQDVQYVTAGTGAVNVLMTICAVFVVELLGRRVLLLLGFSICFTACCVLTAALALQDTISWMPYVSIACVICYVIGHALGPSPIPALLITEIFLQSSRPSAYMVGGSVHWLSNFTVGLIFPFIQVGLGAYSFIIFAMICLLTTIYTFLIVPETKSKTFIEINQIFTKKNKVSEMYPEKQELKDFPPSLAGQ
- the SLC2A5 gene encoding solute carrier family 2, facilitated glucose transporter member 5 isoform X4 → MGTTWPLLTPLPRKGTLLFNNIFSIVPAILMGCSKVARSYEMIIVARVLVGICAGLSSNVVPMYLGELAPKNLRGALGVVPQLFITVGILVAQIFGLRNVLANEEGWPILLGVTGIPAVLQLLFLPFFPESPRYLLIQKKDEVTAKKALRRLRGWDDVDAETEEIREEDKAEKAAGFISVLKLLRMRSLRWQVISIVVLMAGQQLSGVNAIYYYADQIYLSAGVRTQDVQYVTAGTGAVNVLMTICAVFVVELLGRRVLLLLGFSICFTACCVLTAALALQDTISWMPYVSIACVICYVIGHALGPSPIPALLITEIFLQSSRPSAYMVGGSVHWLSNFTVGLIFPFIQVGLGAYSFIIFAMICLLTTIYTFLIVPETKSKTFIEINQIFTKKNKVSEMYPEKQELKDFPPSLAGQ